The following coding sequences lie in one Aspergillus luchuensis IFO 4308 DNA, chromosome 8, nearly complete sequence genomic window:
- a CDS encoding uncharacterized protein (COG:S;~EggNog:ENOG410PYTN): MRQGESTGITGTTTSQGQFQTPDKPPRVRPATETNAAKAALARTELPASTASTSRSWKRNSFPDLPDQPTLTQIDFVTPKSQYTGSDGDDDDLDYIDSKSRSRRRADPEVIQIDDDSDNDADYQPPSHLKPKPADIRGVKFERGAKNAAPKPKKRSSQGGGDLKQKRRKSGEGSNISKKEKEKAKGHKTLTQMDYVRRYLKIEPDDDVKLDYTYITPKKSDGQDSQHMRSRDPETFQQQDDRQSISNGREAQKIKDEEGATLTTEATNDREPTEAPVTPKKRFKQEIPSSQSPESPGIAIITSSQFRGATRSPQNHVPVSIPDRRIKEESPTMHRIKEEPHQDSEPMLLFPNDILPESGNPNSPISRREGTPHQTSADQAVTPTKPARLHSSPGLVDSKEGAMPSQRTVIYETDAESDYGDLEDDLPDAPASPKSPEPVEGDPDATDDLDFDPSKDNSQDQDLPPMDSSGLDVETELPLPEPNPTSEASIYYQRLQPATQFPLGTIPTLSSQKLAELFPEDSNDQQTLRTMSPLPSSPRTDSRAMSKPGIPAVSQTQAQISAKAPMEMVPESSPIARQGNGTRAKEFIPPEPLARRDVVQVESSQPADRLHKKNQEESSGPRGILTGSQILTSSVMESVPLPAFLMDSQDSVGEPYSLPDS, from the coding sequence ATGAGACAAGGTGAGAGTACGGGTATAACCGGCACCACGACTAGTCAGGGACAATTTCAGACACCAGACAAGCCTCCTAGAGTACGTCCGGCGACAGAGACCAACGCGGCCAAGGCAGCATTAGCCAGGACAGAGCTCCCTGCGTCTACTGCATCGACGTCGAGATCCTGGAAGAGAAACTCTTTTCCCGATCTGCCGGATCAGCCGACACTTACGCAGATTGACTTTGTCACGCCAAAGTCCCAGTACACGGGGTctgatggcgatgacgatgatctcGACTACATCGACAGCAAATCACGCAGCAGGCGACGGGCAGATCCTGAGGTGATTCAGATTGATGATGACTCCGACAATGACGCCGATTACCAACCGCCATCGCATTTGAAGCCGAAGCCGGCTGACATTCGTGGAGTCAAGTTCGAACGAGGTGCAAAGAATGCCGCTCCCAAGCCGAAAAAGAGGAGCTCCCAGGGTGGCGGCGACTTGAAACAAAAGCGCAGAAAAAGCGGCGAGGGCAGCAATATcagcaagaaagagaaagaaaaggcgaAAGGACATAAGACTCTAACGCAAATGGACTACGTGCGACGTTATCTGAAGATCGAACCGGACGATGACGTGAAGTTAGACTATACTTACATTACTCCTAAAAAGAGCGATGGCCAGGATAGCCAGCATATGCGCTCTCGGGATCCCGAGACTTTCCAACAACAGGATGACCGTCAATCCATCTCAAATGGACGCGAGGCACAGAAAAtcaaggatgaagaaggtgcGACGCTGACTACGGAAGCTACGAATGATCGGGAGCCGACCGAAGCCCCAGTGACACCAAAGAAACGCTTCAAACAGGAGATACCCTCGTCCCAGTCTCCCGAGAGCCCTGGTATTGCAATAATAACATCTTCTCAGTTCCGCGGCGCCACTCGTTCTCCTCAAAACCATGTACCGGTCAGCATTCCCGATCGGCGTATCAAGGAAGAGTCACCTACGATGCATCGCATCAAAGAAGAACCTCACCAAGATTCAGAGCCGATGTTGCTGTTTCCTAACGATATATTGCCGGAATCTGGCAATCCAAACTCGCCAATTTCCCGTCGAGAAGGTACACCTCATCAAACATCGGCCGATCAAGCAGTGACGCCCACGAAACCAGCTCGTCTACATAGCAGTCCTGGGCTTGTAGACTCCAAAGAAGGAGCGATGCCTTCACAGAGGACGGTAATATACGAGACAGATGCGGAGAGCGACTACGGCGACCTTGAAGACGATTTACCCGAcgctcctgcttctcccaaAAGCCCAGAGCCCGTCGAAGGAGACCCCGATGCAACTGATGACCTTGACTTTGATCCCTCGAAAGACAATTCGCAAGACCAAGACCTTCCGCCCATGGATTCATCCGGACTGGACGTTGAAACAGAACTCCCGCTTCCGGAACCAAACCCCACCTCCGAAGCATCGATATATTACCAAAGGCTGCAGCCAGCTACCCAATTTCCCCTTGGTACAATCCCGACCTTAAGCTCCCAGAAGTTGGCTGAGCTGTTTCCAGAAGATTCAAATGACCAGCAAACCCTCCGGACCATGTCACCCCTGCCGTCATCTCCTAGAACAGACAGTCGTGCAATGTCCAAACCTGGCATACCAGCCGTTAGCCAGACTCAGGCACAAATTTCCGCCAAGGCCCCAATGGAGATGGTCCCGGAATCTTCACCTATCGCACGGCAAGGAAATGGCACCCGAGCAAAGGAGTTCATTCCCCCTGAGCCCCTTGCGCGAAGGGACGTGGTACAAGTGGAGTCTTCACAGCCAGCAGACCGACTCCACAAGAAGAATCAGGAGGAAAGTTCCGGTCCTCGTGGAATTCTGACCGGCAGCCAGATTCTCACATCGAGTGTGATGGAAAGCGTGCCCCTTCCGGCCTTCTTGATGGATAGCCAAGATAGCGTTGGAGAACCCTACAGCTTACCAGACTCGTAG
- a CDS encoding class I SAM-dependent methyltransferase (COG:S;~EggNog:ENOG410PMVN;~InterPro:IPR029063;~PFAM:PF13649,PF13489,PF08242,PF08241,PF13847), protein MSQGSSREDDTQSLTASVTDYPMEYGRRYHKYHEGSYLYPNDEQELDRMDMQHHMLKLVNRGRLLFASPLSPKKILDVGTGSGIWPIELASEFPAAEIIGTDLSPVQPNEVPENVHFLVDDVTEDEWLWGPNHFDVIHAGHLSGALPSYKDLLRKVFKHLKPGGSVQCDEFDPKPKCDDGTMPEEDPDKFSEYALQDLMDLHHRAGQASDPPRQFRVAHRLARWMREVGFEDVQERVQKVPVNPWSTDSHLRTIGSWNETNLLEAAAGWSYKPLTILGWSKPEIEVFLVDVRKSIQNRDVHAYLDYYVVTGRKPLSA, encoded by the exons ATGTCGCAGGGATCTAGTCGTGAAGA TGACACGCAGTCTTTGACTGCCAGTGTAACGGATTACCCCATGGAATATGGAAGACGATACCACAAATATCATGAGGGCT CATATTTATATCCCAACGACGAGCAAGAGCTAGACCGGATGGACATGCAACACCACATGCTCAAATTGGTCAACCGCGGGCGGCTGCTCTTTGCCTCTCCCCTAAGCCCAAAGAAAATCTTAGATGTCGGCACCGGTTCTGGTATATGGCCTATAGAACTAG CGTCTGAATTTCCAGCAGCCGAGATTATAGGAACCGATCTTTCGCCTGTACAACCAAACGAAGTCCCCGAGAACGTCCATTTCCTAGTCGATGACGTTACAGAGGACGAATGGCTATGGGGCCCCAATCACTTCGACGTCATTCATGCCGGTCACCTTTCAGGTGCCTTGCCATCATATAAAGACTTGTTACGGAAAGTCTTCAAGCATCTCAAGCCTGGCGGTAGTGTTCAGTGCGATGAATTTGACCCGAAGCCGAAATGCGATGACGGAACCATGCCAGAAGAGGACCCCGATAAGTTCAGCGAATATGCCCTTCAAGACCTGATGGATTTACACCATCGTGCCGGTCAGGCATCAGACCCGCCCCGACAGTTTCGAGTAGCTCATCGACTGGCACGCTGGATGAGAGAAGTGGGATTCGAGGACGTTCAGGAACGGGTTCAAAAAGTACCCGTGAACCCTTGGTCTACCGACTCTCATCTGAGAACGATTGGTTCGTGGAACGAGACAAACCTGCTGGAAGCCGCAGCTGGTTGGTCTTACAAGCCACTCACGATTCTTGGCTGGTCGAAGCCCGAGATCGAAGTCTTCCTGGTCGATGTTCGAAAATC
- a CDS encoding putative pyruvate dehydrogenase E1 component alpha subunit (BUSCO:EOG09262Q8D;~COG:C;~EggNog:ENOG410Q1VT;~InterPro:IPR017597,IPR029061,IPR001017;~PFAM:PF00676;~go_component: GO:0043231 - intracellular membrane-bounded organelle [Evidence IEA];~go_function: GO:0004739 - pyruvate dehydrogenase (acetyl-transferring) activity [Evidence IEA];~go_function: GO:0016624 - oxidoreductase activity, acting on the aldehyde or oxo group of donors, disulfide as acceptor [Evidence IEA];~go_process: GO:0006086 - acetyl-CoA biosynthetic process from pyruvate [Evidence IEA]) has protein sequence MLTRSLKPKGPLLWTLPGLPYRRCMAHVSNISDLPTEDTKPFSVPIADDSFETYNLDPPPYSLETTKGQLKQLYHDMSLIRRLELTADKLYKEQKIRGFCHLSTGQEAVAVGVEHGISPEDKVITAYRAHGFTLMRGGSVKSIIGELLGRRDGICHGKGGSVHMFTKNFFGGNGIVGSNVPLGTGIAFAQQYDDTKKVTVNLYGDGAANQGQVHEAYNMAKLWELPVIFGCENNKYGMGTSVERASAMTEYYKRGYYIPGLRINGMDVLAVIAAMKYGKDYVLGGNGPLLYEFQTYRYAGHSVSDPGTAYRTKDEVQAERAHDPITTYRERLIEWGVLSDDEAKTMDKEIRRKVDHEAQEAEKMAEPPLTSDILFEDIYVRGSEPAQRRGRTVDETYYLG, from the exons ATGCTCACGAGATCCTTGAAACCCAAGGGACCTCTCCTCTGGACACTCCCAGGCCTGCCATACCGGCGGTGCATGGCCCATGTCTCGAACATCTCAGATCTCCCTACA GAGGATACGAAACCCTTCAGCGTCCCCATAGCAGACGACAGCTTCGAAACATACAATCTCGACCCACCTCCCTACAGCCTAGAAACTACCAAAGGCCAACTTAAACAACTCTACCATGACATGTCGCTAATAAg ACGCTTGGAACTCACAGCCGACAAGTTATACAAGGAACAAAAGATCCGTGGCTTTTGCCACCTCTCCACAGGCCAAGAGGCCGTCGCGGTGGGGGTGGAACACGGCATCAGCCCCGAAGATAAGGTTATTACTGCGTACCGTGCCCACGGATTCACGTTGATGCGGGGTGGGAGTGTCAAATCTATCATTGGAGAGTTACTTGGTCGTCGAGACGGTATTTGCCATGGGAAGGGTGGTTCGGTGCATATGTTCACTAAGAATTTCTTTGGTGGGAATGGCATTGTGGGGTCGAATGTGCCCCTTGGGACGGGGATTGCGTTCGCGCAGCAGTATGATGATACCAAGAAGGTGACGGTGAATCTTTATGGTGATGGGGCTGCGAATCAGGGTCAGGTACATGAGGCGTATAATATGGCTAAGTTGTGGGAGTTGCCGGTTATTTTTGGCTGTGAGA ATAATAAATACGGAATGGGCACATCCGTGGAGCGCGCTTCCGCCATGACCGAATACTACAAACGGGGATACTACATTCCAGGTCTCCGCATCAACGGAATGGACGTTCTGGCGGTGATAGCTGCAATGAAGTACGGCAAAGACTACGTGTTGGGCGGGAACGGACCTTTGCTGTATGAATTCCAAACATACCGGTATGCGGGACACTCGGTATCTGATCCAGGGACGGCGTACCGGACCAAAGACGAGGTGCAGGCCGAGCGGGCGCATGATCCCATCACAACGTATCGAGAAAGGTTGATTGAATGGGGCGTGCTCAGCGACGACGAGGCGAAGACGATGGATAAGGAGATCCGACGCAAAGTTGATCATGAAGCTCAGgaagcggagaagatggcGGAACCCCCCTTGACTTCGGACATATTGTTCGAGGATATTTATGTTCGTGGCAGCGAGCCAGCCCAGCGGCGCGGGAGAACCGTTGATGAGACATACTACCTGGGCTGA
- a CDS encoding thiamine-binding protein (COG:S;~EggNog:ENOG410PQQV;~InterPro:IPR002767,IPR029756;~PFAM:PF01910) yields the protein MATLKTPENCTADFSLIPIGSQSASFSKQVADIQRLMQNSGLKFQMHATGTTVEGSWDQVSQIIGYAHTLIHQEGIARIQTDIRITTRTDKVQPMEANIASVQRALAT from the exons ATGGCTACCTTGAAAACTCCAGAGAACTGCACTGCAGACTTCTCTCTTATTCCA ATCGGCTCTCAAAGCGCATCCTTCTCGAAGCAGGTCGCGGATATCCAGCGTCTGATGCAGAACTCCGGTCTCAAATTTCAGATGCACGCCACTGGAACTACTGTTG AGGGATCGTGGGACCAGGTATCCCAAATTATCGGATACGCCCATACGCTGATCCACCAGGAAGGGATCGCTAGGATTCAAACGGACATTCGCATCACGACTAG AACCGACAAGGTGCAGCCTATGGAGGCCAATATAGCCTCAGTGCAGAGGGCTCTCGCGACTTGA
- a CDS encoding BSD domain-containing protein (COG:S;~EggNog:ENOG410PK3G;~InterPro:IPR005607,IPR035925;~PFAM:PF03909): MDVAYDHIQEEIFSANDPAKKENNSNNNNNPSDAPATNSDRPNVDLNAELQETFRAFSASPWGARIGGLWDNVRKQGESYYEGARQEYAAASEEAVKGFSDLKSSIVGRTRGLSLSTAFNNNIIGAGTSTTTEQETDTSSSTPKNETGDKEKAGPSASSDNNNEGFLSRFKAEAARRLKEIEKAEEAADEAILRFGMNIGQKLKDAVSIVPPSMDSSSDKLLFESKDADGKRVIHATRFEAQLHVIHSNLESFSKDPVSEEWPTFKQSFNVDNKTDAIAADLEKYPELRSAMEKLVPEKVEYAVFWCRYYFLRLVIETEEQKRKELLKDVNVDEEEVKWDDDSDDDTDSPSTPQVQQSTATAKATTATPTATATEKDTLKPTEPRRSNDQQSQPDSESSYDLVSSATSRTPASPKEKAKDEESDDDWE, translated from the exons ATGGATGTAGCTTACGACCACATCCAAGAGGAGATATTCTCCGCCAACGACCCCgctaagaaagaaaacaacagcaacaataataacaaccCCTCCGATGCACCCGCCACCAACTCAGACCGCCCCAATGTCGACCTTAACGCCGAACTGCAGGAAACCTTCCGCGCTTTCTCCGCAAGCCCCTGGGGTGCACGCATCGGTGGACTATGGGACAACGTCCGCAAACAAGGCGAAAGCTACTACGAAGGCGCTCGCCAGGAATACGCCGCCGCCAGCGAAGAAGCCGTCAAGGGGTTCTCGGATCTGAAGAGTAGTATCGTCGGTCGCACGCGGGGGCTGTCCCTGAGCACGGctttcaacaacaacatcatcggcGCTGGCACCAGTACTACGACTGAACAGGAGACAGATACATCGTCATCTACACCGAAGAATGAGACCGGAGATAAGGAGAAGGCTGGACCTTCTGCCAGTTCGGATAACAATAATGAGGGGTTCCTCTCGCGGTTCAAGGCCGAGGCCGCCCGCCGACTCAAAGAGATCGAGAAGGCTGAGGAAGCAGCCGACGAAGCTATCCTGCGCTTTGGGATGAACATCGGACAGAAGTTGAAGGATGCGGTCAGCATTGTGCCGCCGTCTATGGACTCCTCGTCGGACAAGCTTCTATTCGAGAGTAAGGATGCAGACGGGAAGCGGGTTATTCATGCTACGCGATTTGAGGCGCAGCTTCATGTCATTCATTCGAACTTGGAGAGTTTCTCGAAAGATCCCGTGAGTGAGGAGTGGCCTACTTTCAAGCAGTCTTTCAACGTGGACAATAAGACGGATGCTATTGCCGCCGACTTGGAGAAGTATCCGGAGCTGCGCTCCGCTATGGAGAAGCTTGTTCCGGAGAAGGTGGAATACGCGGTCTTTTGGTGTCGTTACTACTTCTTGCGTTTGGTTATTGAGACTGAGGAGCAGAAGCGGAAGGAGCTTCTTAAGG ATGTCAAcgtcgacgaggaagaagtcaagTGGGACGATGATTCCGATGACGACACCGACTCTCCCTCTACGCCTCAAGTCCAGCAATCTACCGCAACCGCCAAGGCTACCACTGCCACCCCTACTGCCACTGCTACCGAGAAGGATACCCTGAAGCCCACGGAACCCCGCCGGTCCAACGACCAACAGTCCCAGCCCGACAGCGAATCCAGCTACGACCTCGTCAGCAGTGCGACAAGCCGCACTCCTGCTAGtcccaaggagaaggccaaggatgaGGAAAGCGATGACGACTGGGAGTAA